A stretch of DNA from Sander lucioperca isolate FBNREF2018 chromosome 8, SLUC_FBN_1.2, whole genome shotgun sequence:
TAACAACGAAAATGCACAATATCGGCCACATCGTGTGTCGTATGCACACAGCGGTTTAATGTTGGATTACTAAAGCAATCCTTTGCTAGGgattatttatttcaatttagTTCGGATGTTGGTGTTTTACTCGTGAGTTTGCGCCAGCACTGATCTCTCCGACATCACATACAGTTACAGTTACCCATGATATTATACCGCCAATCGCTAGATGATGCTGCAGCCTAGCCCGTCATCAGTAAACCGGGCAGCTACGGGAAAACCCACGACATGAAATACGAAGCATCCCGTTGGTATCTGGCTGTTATTGTGATATTTAACTGTGCTTACAAGATAATTACTTTCAACACATGCACATTTTATTAGGAAGAATTATCAAGGTATGTCAAACCTTTTGTTCATGTGCCATATTTGCTCGTATCGAATAACCTTATTGTTTGTTTAGGGCGAAGCACGGCCTACAATACATCTTTGTTGTCAAGTAAGCTAGAGATAGTGTATTTCTGGTTTTCAGATTAGCATGGCGATTATTGCTGCCTGTTTGACCAGTTCACATTGATGCACGTAATCATGTCGTGCACTGACAAACAGTATGGCGTCAGTAACGAGGAAGTAAcagaaaatataatataatacgtGATTTAGCCTTTAGAATATTTTAACAGTAATAAAGCTGATAGGACGCAGCTTTGTATAATGCATGTCTACCCTCAGCACCACCACTGTAAAGCATAACATGTGTTTATCGCTTTCAGATGGTGCCTATGATGTGTCAAAGAATGAAAACCTCTCCCCTCCCACTCTGGTTGTAGATTGCACCATGTTAGATAAAACCAGTGATAAAGACCAACAGACTGAGCACTGCTCAGACTGTGGATGCATCCTTGTACAGCCTAACTCTGATTCAAGCAACACTTCAGCCCATCCTAAACAGCAGCGTGTGCACAAAGCAGTCAGTCCTCCCAAATGTCCATCCTGCCAGGCAGGCAGCAGCCTTCCAAATGGGCGACGCCCCATCCGCCTGGACCCTCACAGCTGCAGCCTGTGCTCCAAAACCTTCATCTCCTCTGCCCACCTGGCCCTTCACCTCGCCTCTCACAAGGAGAGGAAGTTCAGATGTGGCACTTGTGGCAAGCACTTTCATCAGGCTTCCCACCTGGTGGCACATAAGATGATCCACAGCGGGGACAGGCCATTTAAATGCCCAGAGTGTGGCAAGACCTTTGGCCGCGCCTCGCATCTGAAGACCCACCGGCGGCTTCACACAGGCGAGAAGCCTTTTAAGTGCACCTACTGTGACAAGTCATTCACACAGAAGGCTGGGCTCCTGGCACACGTTCGTCTACACACAGTGGAGCAGCCATACAAGTGTGAGCAGTGTGGTGAGGGTTTTCGCTCTTTGTCACGCCTGCTCTCTCACAAGGCCGAGGAGTCGTCTGGGCAGAACAAACCAGTGTCGGCACAGGCAAAACCAGTGTCAGCACAGGCAAAACCAGTGTCAGCACCAGCACTCAACCAACCCAAGAAGACACAGAGTAGCCCTGAGAATCTGAAGTGTGGTGTCTGCTGTCGCACCTTTGTACGATCATCATACATCAGACTGCACATACGCCTCAACAAAGGACAGCGGCCTTATCACTGCAAAGTGTGCAACAAGACCTTTGCCAGGCTGGATACGTTTGTGAACCACTGTGATAAACACTTACGAGAGAAAGGGGATACAAGTGTGGTAAAGGAGGTAAAAGACAAAGTTGTTAAACCTCCCTTGTTTGTCCCACTCTCCAGGCCTCCTCCTCCTGAATCCTTATCCACTCAGCCTTTATCCTCAGAGGTCAACACACGCTCCAGAGCAAAAGCAAAGAGTAAAACAGAGCCATGACCAAGAGGAATCCATCCACACAGACAAAAATGGTCTTTAACCAAGAAATGTGGCATAACTATTCTGCCATAGCAGATTGTAACAAATGCTGGACAGTATTGTCATGTTGATGTCATTTtcgaaaaaaaatcccaaaagaACACAATTATTGAAAAGTTACTGTATATGTttacaattacaatttacaAATGATCAGAGAAagggacaaagagagagaaaatttgtagttgaataattataaaaatactGTTATATGATTTATATCATTAGTTCACCAATTGTTAATTGGTAGTTTGtattaagttattttttatttaaaatcattAATTTAATGTTCAATGAATATTTCTGTAAGTACCACAATGTTGCTATTTTATCCCCCGAGGCTAATTAACACTTGTAACAGTAACATTTCAATGGCGTACATTGTTCACTCTAATCtttaaatatagaaaaaaaaactatctctATAATATCTTTAACTATTATAATTCATGGttaatgtgttgttgtttttataccCATACAAGCCTATTGGCATGTATAGCACTCAGAACAAATTACACAGAGTAAAAATAATACACATAAAAGCATATTGTGGAGGTCTGAACCATTTCTTTTGTTGCACCTTAAGACCACAAATACCTGTTGAAAACAGTTTGTTGTTTCAATTATGGACCATTGTCTTCTATAAAGCATCTTATTCCACCTAGCCCAATGAGCATTCAAGTCAAAGTTACAGTAATGCTACACACTTCATTCTTAGCATGTAACTTCTTTGTTAATCTGCCCTTATAACATGGTTCATGGTGTGCTGTATCACCTGGGCCTGTAGTTATCAGGCTTAACATTTTAGGATTACATGTCCTTGTCAGATGAGCTTCCTTTGGCCGTCACACTTTATTCCCAGTCAGCAGCAGCTCCCCGCTGATACCTCACTGACCCTAAACTCAACAGAAGATTTATTAGACTGTTTTCCTGTGGATCTTCATGGCTGATGGAGAATCTGTCACCTCCACATGGGGAAACTCTTTGTTCCAACCTAtggacaaagagaaaaaaactctAAGGATACCATTTGCAACTTACAGGTCAAGTTAGAACTCTTGAGAGGCTAATGTTTGAACAAAGTCACATTGCATGAGAGTCACAAATGTAACCACAATGCTGTAAAAGAGAATTAAATCATCTACCACCACTTGGGCATAGTTAATGCATTAGATAAGGAGGGTACAAAGTGAAGATTAAATGTTTGCCTGGCAGTTGTCCGTTTCCTTTTTGCTGCTGTTAATGCTCCAGTGCAGGGTAATGGTCATGTGGCGTCTCCAGATGGAGTTCCTGCGCAGGAGAATGGTTCCACTGATAGAGTCTCCTGCATACACACTAACTGGCCTGTCCAGCATGAACAGAGTCTGCTTCCAGTGTGTTGGCCTGAAGGGAAAAGAGTCTACTTAATATTGTCATGCATTGCAGTTTTTGACCCTTTTTAGACTTAACATTTAAGCATATAACATTGTTTAGAAAGTATTTGCTTGCAACTCACAAATTATGATTATTTGAATTATCTGTATGGGCTTTTAAAGGGCTCAGGAGCACTGCTTTTAGTCAATAAACTATCCTTGATAAGTGATTTGACTGTTTTACTGTGAGTTAGGTCCGGTGTTTAGCTCCACTGTTGCACCTCCCGTCTCCAGGCTCTCGAAGTGAACAGTGAACCAGGAGGTGAATCCATGGAAAATACCAGACTTTTCCACACAAAAATGAAACTGACCCTTTATTTCCTGAGAAATGAAACATAGGGCTCTATTAGTTACACAATCCAACTTGTGTGGGGTGGAGCAATTCCTTATTAAAAGGAACAGAAATAGTACCTCCAGGTCTTTGACTTGCAGAGTGTACATGTCCAGGCATAGGACATCACAGGGAGCAGTGAGGCAGTCATCAGGTTCAATGACATGGCTGAACTTCGGCTTAGTAAAGAACTCTTGCTGTGCCAAGGGCCTGCAGAGACAAAactcaattaaaaaaacatataaaacagaTATCTTATATAACTAGACAGAGAAAATGACAAATACAATTTAAGCACACATAACATAAGATTATAAGAAGATAACTAAGTTTTAGAATAGAACATAAAGTAATATTCAAAAGAGGAAATAGTGTAAGAGACAAGTTGGTACATTCtcaatgcccccccccccccccagtttgTCTAGTTGTGTAACAACACAACTAGACAAACTTGGTTCAGCCACCCACACAGGTAAAACATGCAAATCAGAGGAGATAATAGAGATAATCTAATGCGATTAAATGGGTGTAATTTACTTTTTAACATGGCCTTGTGAAAAAAGGATATGGTGGAAAAGTGATAATTAAAACAAAGACTAGAGTAACATAAAAGTACCAAAAAAAGAGATGTATTCAGTTGCAGCACCTTTTATGGAAATTAATTGTCTCTTACCTGAAATATATGTGAATTGAGAAAGTATGTTTGTCAAAGAGATGGGAAGATTTAGAGAAGAGGATACATGAGGAATTAGACTTAAAGCCATTTATGTTGAGTCTACTGAATTATATGTTCTTCAACAGGATGACTTTGAGAAGAATTGGAAGTGTAGCTCTTTGATGAATGTATTGAGTTCAAACGTAGAGGGACCTTGACATTAGTTAGGGTTATTCATAAATATTAAGCGCTGAGGGGGATTTAGATACACTGtcttttggagagaaaaaaaaaacatttgaataaatGGGATGATAGAATACAGGATTTATTTACTTGAACTGAGAAACTGATGTTCAACCTTTTTCCTTATTGATGGGTTAGAatgaaaaagtcctagtatcTGTTGGGGAATGATGTAAAACGTTGATTGTAATGATATACTCCGTATTTGTGTGGATAATTTAAGTTTCTGTATGAACTAAGGATATGAAGATTTTGAAAATAGTATGTTTGAAGGAAAAGATGAATTTTGTATTCATGGTATCTATGGTGATATATCGATATCGACAGTTCAGTGTGCTGTATATAAGTAAACTATGAATAGCCTCAGGCACCACCCTGATAAAGGCAAGATGGCCAAAAACGTTTGGTGAATAAAGCACGGTGTACTGGACTTGCATTGAAATTAGTCTCTATCGacgacatttcatttcctgggattcttcaggtgccgccggaaattccgccggatatccctaattttcggccggatgtccgtcaccttccgctttctttgtgttggcattctaaactctggtcgatttatgaggactatggttaactgctcctcagatctctgcagggaaaatcaagacagctagctagactacctgttgaatctgagttttcagttgcaaaactaaaacaacttttgaacgtacacgttccaccaaaacaagttccttcccgaggctattttgcagagagaCCTTAATTGAGCCGGGCGCTTTGCGCCGCCcaaaatgattgtgattggtttaaagaaatgcaaataaaccagagcacgtttttctcccatcccggaatgttgtgtggactagccagaccttcccccgcagcgctgtggaggtaggCCTGGCAATGCGAGGCTATATTGAAGCTCACACTGGTCTGCACCTTGCTGTGTGTACGCTCTCAAAGTAAGAAATTGGTACATATATGTTATCACAACATAATATCACAGTCTCTTGGTCACAATATTAAGTCTTATTATGCCATGTGAATGCCATAGCATGAATATTCTAACCAGGATAAGACTCAAAACCGGGATCCTGtggtgcatgtaaacacactccaTGAGATGTGGTTGAATGCTTCCAAGAAAGCCAGCAAATGGCCATTGACACAAGATTATCTTGTCAATGTACTATTTCTTCTTATGCTGTTTAAATACCAATTAGCTGTTTAGGTCAACGTTAATTGCGGTTGGACAGTGACCGTTTTCAACATAAGGCAACTTACAGAAATACAAAGTCGCCAGTGAGTTGCTGCCTAAGATGCTGGTGGATC
This window harbors:
- the LOC116049825 gene encoding zinc finger protein 436 — its product is MLDKTSDKDQQTEHCSDCGCILVQPNSDSSNTSAHPKQQRVHKAVSPPKCPSCQAGSSLPNGRRPIRLDPHSCSLCSKTFISSAHLALHLASHKERKFRCGTCGKHFHQASHLVAHKMIHSGDRPFKCPECGKTFGRASHLKTHRRLHTGEKPFKCTYCDKSFTQKAGLLAHVRLHTVEQPYKCEQCGEGFRSLSRLLSHKAEESSGQNKPVSAQAKPVSAQAKPVSAPALNQPKKTQSSPENLKCGVCCRTFVRSSYIRLHIRLNKGQRPYHCKVCNKTFARLDTFVNHCDKHLREKGDTSVVKEVKDKVVKPPLFVPLSRPPPPESLSTQPLSSEVNTRSRAKAKSKTEP